The following are from one region of the Indicator indicator isolate 239-I01 chromosome 14, UM_Iind_1.1, whole genome shotgun sequence genome:
- the LOC128971480 gene encoding killer cell lectin-like receptor subfamily F member 1: MAGDITYADVAMLPRERQHIPSGTSAPGNTITYAELPVKPKPKGSSKSDTSTSGCQHGHSVWFYMAMVLGVLVIILLSITVILAKPFLKGRAGKSGSLSQYGVNSSGNHISSEKIVSVVLLKWLVEELCEDGQETACELCPPGWQLHRGKCYYFSEEAMSWDDSQRNCLARKSQLLVFEDETEMEFIDSKEKDTKYIWIGLKMQDMKTEWSSAADPRAKGNSIAENKEAEKNCAVYRRKDMIQADNCQTLKKWICKKNATLLVL; this comes from the exons ATGGCAGGTGATATCACCTATGCAGACGTGGCAATGCTACCAAGGGAAAGACAACACATTCCTTCTGGGACATCAGCTCCAG GAAACACCATCACTTATGCTGAGCTGCCTGTGAAGCCAAAACCCAAAGGAAGCAGCAAATCAGACACCTCCACTTCTG gCTGCCAACATGGGCACTCAGTCTGGTTCTACATGGCAATGGTGCTGGGAGTCCTTGTGATCATCCTGCTAAGCATCACAGTGATACTAGCCAAGCCAT TTTTGaagggcagagctggaaaaTCAGGAAGTCTGTCCCAGTATGGTGTAAATAGCAGTGGCAATCACATTTCCTCTGAGAAGATTGTCTCAGTGGTGCTTCTGAAATGGCTCGTGGAGGAACTGTGTGAAGATGGACAGG AAACAGCATGTGAGCTCTGTCCACCTGGGTGGCAACTACACAGAGGGAAATGTTACTACTTCTCTGAGGAGGCTATGAGCTGGGATGACAGTCAGAGAAACTGCCTGGCCAGGAAATCCCAGCTTCTTGTCTTTGAAGATGAAACTGAGATG GAATTTATAGACAGTAAAGAGAAAGATACCAAATATATCTGGATTGGGTTGAAGATGCAGGACATGAAAACAGAATGGAGTTCAGCTGCAGATCCCAGAgcaaaaggaaacag CATAGCTGAAAATAAAGAGGCTGAGAAGAACTGTGCTGTTTACAGAAGAAAAGACATGATCCAAGCAGATAACTGCCAGACTCTAAAGAAGTGGATCTGCAAGAAGAATGCAACTTTATTGGTGCTCTGA